TTGTGCGTCTGTTGTGCGTCTCGGGTCGGTTCGGGCGCTGGCGGGCTTGCGCTCTCTTTACAAGGGTGCCAATAAACGCCGCCGGATAGCCGTTTTTCGTCCTCCCCCAGGACCTGAAGCGGCCGGCCCAACCGCCACCGCGATGGTCACGTCTGCGGTACTCCGCGCGGAAGGGCTGACCGGCCAAAGAGGGATACGAACACCGTGACAGCAATTTCGGCCGAGCCGACTCGACGCGATTTCCTGTACATCGCAACCGGAGCTGTGGGTGCCGTCGGCGCCGCCGCCGTTGTGGTGCCGATGATCTCCCAGATGAATCCCGATCAGGCGACGATCGCGGCCGGCGCGCCGGTCGAGGTCGATATCAGCCCGATCACCGAGGGGCAGGTGATCAAGGTGTTCTGGCGCGGCAAGCCGATCTTCATCAATCACCGCACCAAAAAAGAGATCGAGGAGGCCCAGAGCGTCAATCTGGCGAGCCTGCCCGATCCGCAGCCCGACAGCGCCCGCGTCAAGCCCGGCAAGGCGCAGTGGCAGGTGCTGATCGGCATCTGCACGCATCTCGGCTGCATCCCGCTCGCCCACCAGGGCGACTTTGACGGTTACTTCTGCCCGTGCCACGGCTCGCAGTACGACAGCTCGGGCCGCATTCGCCGCGGTCCCGCGCCGTTGAACCTCGCGGTGCCGCCCTACGAATTCCTCTCCGACACCAAGATCCGGATCGGCTGATCCGCCGCCGCATAACGACACCTCTTTAAGGCCTTCCCATGAGCGGACCCTCGACCTACCAGCCGCAAAACGCGTTCTTGAAGTGGCTGGAACGCCGCCTGCCGATCGTCGGCTTGGTGCATTCCTCGTTCGTCGCCTACCCGACGCCGCGCAACCTGAACTACTGGTGGACGTTCGGCGGCATCCTGACCTTCATGCTGGCCGCGCAGATCGTCACCGGCATCGTGCTGGTGATGCACTACACGCCGCATGCCGACATGGCCTTCAATTCCGTCGAGCACATCATGCGCGACGTGAACTACGGCTGGCTCATTCGCTACCTGCACTCCAACGGCGCCTCGATGTTCTTCGTCGCCGTCTACATCCACATGTTCCGCGGTCTCTATTACGGGTCATACAAGGAGCCGCGCGAGGTTCTCTGGATCCTCGGCGTGATTCTCTATCTGCTCATGATGGCCACGGGCTTCCTGGGCTACACGCTGCCGTGGGGCCAGATGAGCTTCTGGGGCGCCACCGTCATCACCAACTTCTTCTCCGCCATCCCGGTCGTCGGCGAGAGCATCGTGACCTGGCTGTGGGGCGGCTATTCGGTCGGCAATCCGACGCTGCAGCGCTTCTTCTCGCTGCACTATCTCCTGCCGTTCGTGATCGCCGGCGTCGTCGTGCTGCACGTCTGGGCGTTGCACGTGGTCGGCCAGAACAACCCGACCGGCGTCGAGCCCAAGACTGAGAAGGACACCGTCCCCTTCACGCCCTACGCCACCGTGAAGGACAGCTTCGGGATGGTGTGCTTCTGCATCGTCTTCGCTTGGTTCGTGTTCTACGTGCCGAACTATCTCGGCCACGCCGACAACTACATCCCGGCCAACCCGGCGGTGACGCCGCAGCACATCGTGCCTGAATGGTACTACCTGCCGTTCTACGCGATCCTGCGCGCCATCCCGAACAAGCTCCTGGGTGTGATCGCGCTGTTCGGCTCGATCGGCATCCTGGCCTTCCTGCCGTGGCTCGACACCTCGCGGGTCCGCTCGGCGCGCTATCGGCCGCTGTACCGGCAGTTCTTCTGGATCTTCGTTGCGGTCTGCCTCGGTCTCGGCTGGCTCGGCAGCAAGCCTCCGGAAGGCGGCTATACGATCGCCGCGCGGCTGCTGACGCTGTACTACTTCGGCCACTTCTTCATCGTCCTGCCGCTCCTCGGGTTCATC
The Rhodoplanes sp. Z2-YC6860 genome window above contains:
- the petA gene encoding ubiquinol-cytochrome c reductase iron-sulfur subunit → MTAISAEPTRRDFLYIATGAVGAVGAAAVVVPMISQMNPDQATIAAGAPVEVDISPITEGQVIKVFWRGKPIFINHRTKKEIEEAQSVNLASLPDPQPDSARVKPGKAQWQVLIGICTHLGCIPLAHQGDFDGYFCPCHGSQYDSSGRIRRGPAPLNLAVPPYEFLSDTKIRIG